In the Gossypium arboreum isolate Shixiya-1 chromosome 10, ASM2569848v2, whole genome shotgun sequence genome, one interval contains:
- the LOC128282018 gene encoding uncharacterized protein LOC128282018 has translation MTHGLAQSEFAYREKNYKMKVQEISDARKQTRQMKRLAVGSMTTPEYKGWLSKRVNDNIPELSLEDVRTMEEYLQVIPSELEIIKRDFKERNTELGKKIEQLEEKKMHLRLDADVQKFEAEKLKKGKRRVEEDLDSLKIDYKKLRMSMRTVGLGKTSEQWRQEVQEEKARADQWEKRFHDARARESALKKSLLEGQGEKEKLEARASLNRIEDLKGKVEELETTLQNCELRIELLESNNEQWKEQLRQSQDQVRDRDHIMGKAVAQIREVADYLQTLAV, from the exons ATGACACATGGATTAGCCCAGAGTGAGTTTGCGTATAGGGAGAAGAATTATAAGATGAAGGTTCAAGAGATTTCTGATGCTAGGAAACAGACGCGCCAGATGAAGAGATTGGCTGTTGGATCAATGACAACTCCTGAATACAAGGGGTGGTTGAGTAaaagagttaatgataatatCCCCGAGCTGAGTTTGGAGGATGTTCGTACGATGGAAGAATATTTGCAAGTAATCCCCTCCGAGCTTGAAATCATAAAACGAGACTTCAAAGAGAGAAATACTGAGTTGGGGAAAAAGATAGAACAATTAGAGGAGAAAAAGATGCATTTGAGATTGGATGCTGACGTTCAGAAATTCGAGGCCGAGAAgttgaaaaaaggaaaaagaagggtTGAGGAAGACTTGGATAGTTTGAAGATCGATTACAAGAAGCTGCGTATGTCGATGAGAACTGTTGGATTGGGAAAGACGTCAGAGCAGTGGCGACAAGAAGTTCAAGAGGAAAAGGCTAGAGCTGATCAGTGGGAGAAGAGGTTCCATGATGCTCGAGCACGTGAAAGCGCTTTAAAGAAGAGTTTGCTTGAAGGCCAAGGTGAGAAAGAGAAGTTGGAAGCTCGG GCCAGCCTGAATAGAATTGAAGATTTGAAAGGGAAGGTAGAAGAGCTCGAGACTACACTACAAAACTGTGAGCTTCGAATTGAATTACTTGAGTCGAACAATGAGCAGTGGAAGGAACAGCTCCGTCAATCGCAAGACCAGGTCAGAGATAGAGATCACATCATGGGTAAAGCTGTGGCTCAGATTCGAGAAGTGGCTGATTATTTACAGACCTTAGCGGTTTAG